One Takifugu rubripes chromosome 19, fTakRub1.2, whole genome shotgun sequence genomic window carries:
- the LOC101066221 gene encoding protein FAM72A isoform X4, translating into MSTSNANFKNKCVTQVNCIYCDSLLCTRGMKAVLLADTEVELFSTDIPPNRTVDFVASCYSTESCKCKLRDIACLKCGNVVGYHVVAPCKPCLLSCNNGHFWMFNSDAVSTLNRLDSTGLNLLLWGDLPELEDSENEESESPSEEECIR; encoded by the exons ATGTCTACATCCAACGCAAATTTCAAAAACAAGTGCGTGACCCAGGTGAACTGCATATACTGTGACAGCCTGCTTTGCACAAGAGGCATGAAAGCAGTTCTGCTTGCAGACACCGAGGTTGAGCTTTTTTCGACTGATATACCTCCAAATCG AACTGTTGACTTTGTGGCCAGCTGCTACTCCACTGAAAGCTGCAAATGCAAACTGAGGGACATTGCATGTCTCAAGTG tgGTAATGTTGTGGGCTATCACGTTGTTGCCCCATGCAAGCCCTGCCTGCTCTCCTGCAACAACGGCCATTTCTGGATGTTCAACAGCGACGCCGTGTCAACTCTCAACAGACTGGACTCCACTG GTCTGAATTTGCTCCTATGGGGAGATCTtccagagctggaggacagcgAGAACGAAGAGTCAGAAAGCCCCTCAGAGGAGGAGTGTATCAGGTAG